A genomic region of Mus musculus strain C57BL/6J chromosome 7, GRCm38.p6 C57BL/6J contains the following coding sequences:
- the Sez6l2 gene encoding seizure 6-like protein 2 isoform X3: MGTPKAQHPPPSQLLLLILLSCAWIEGSDPDPTLATPPAGQTLAAPSLPRATEPGTGPLTTAVTPKGVRGAGPTAPELLTPPPGTTAPPPPGPASPVPPLRPEGGEEETTTTIITTTTVTTTVTSPVLCNNNISEGEGFVESPDLGSTASRSVELLDCTYSIHVYPGYGIEIQVQTLNLSQEEELLVLAGGGSPGLAPRLLANSSMLGEGQVLRSPTNRLLLHFQSPRVPRGNGFRIHYQAYLLSCGFPPRPAHGDVSVTDLHPGGTATFHCDSGYQLQGEETLICLNGTRPAWTGEPPSCTASCGGTIHNATLGRIVSPEPGGAAGPNLTCRWVIEAAEGRRLHLHFERVSLDEDNDRLMVRSGGSPLSPVIYDSDMDDVPERGLISDAQSLYVELLSETPANPLLLSLRFEAFEEDRCFPPFLAHGNVTTTDPEFHPGALATFSCLPGYALEPPGPPNAIECVDPTEPHWNDTEPACKAMCGGELSEPAGVVLSPDWPQSYSPGQDCVWGLHVQEEKRILLQVEILNVREGDMLTLFDGDGPSARVLAQLRGPQPRRRLLSSGPDLTLQFQAPPGPPNPGLGQGFVLHFKEVPRNDTCPELPPPEWGWRTASHGDLIRGTVLTYQCEPGYELLGSDILTCQWDLSWSAAPPACQKIMTCADPGEITNGHRTASDAGFPVGSHVQYRCLPGYSLEGAAVLTCYSRDTGTPKWSDRVPKCALKYEPCLNPGVPENGYQTLYKHHYQAGESLRFFCYEGFELIGEVTITCVPGHPSQWTSQPPLCKVAYEELLDNRKLEVTQTTDPSRQLEGGNLALAILLPLGLVIVLGIGVYIYYTKLQGKSLFGFSGSHSYSPITVESDFSNPLYEAGVSLSPPLGMSHLSVYP; this comes from the exons ATGGGGACTCCCAAGGCCCAGCACCCGCCGCCTTCCCAGCTGCTGCTCCTAATTCTGCTGAGCTGTGCCTGGATTGAGG GATCTGACCCAGACCCCACACTAGCCACCCCTCCAGCCGGCCAGACTCTTGCAGCACCTTCCCTGCCACGTGCCACTGAGCCAGGGACAGGGCCTCTGACGACAGCTGTCACCCCCAAGGGAGTCAGGGGGGCAGGCCCCACCGCGCCAGAGCTGCTGACCCCACCCCCTGGAACTACAGCCCCGCCCCCGCCTGGCCCCGCCTCCCCAGTCCCACCCCTCAGGcctgagggaggagaggaggaaaccaccaccaccatcatcaccacaacAACTGTCACCACCACTGTCACCAGCCCAG TTCTGTGCAATAACAACATCTCGGAGGGCGAAGGGTTTGTGGAGTCTCCGGACTTGGGGAGCACTGCCAGCCGCTCCGTGGAGCTCCTAGATTGCACCTACAGCATCCATGTCTACCCTGGTTATGGCATTGAGATTCAG GTGCAGACACTCAACCTGTCTCAGGAGGAAGAACTTCTGGTGTTGGCCGGTGGGGGTTCTCCAGGCCTGGCCCCCAGACTCCTGGCCAATTCCTCCATGCTGGGAGAAGGACAAGTGCTGCGGAGCCCAACAAACCGGCTGCTCCTGCATTTCCAGAGTCCTCGAGTCCCAAGGGGCAATGGCTTCAGGATTCACTATCAGG CATACCTTCTGAGCTGCGGCTTCCCACCCCGGCCAGCCCACGGGGATGTGAGCGTGACAGACTTGCATCCTGGGGGCACTGCCACCTTCCACTGTGACTCAGGATACCAGCTACAGGGTGAGGAGACCCTCATTTGCCTCAATGGTACCCGGCCAGCCTGGACTGGTGAACCCCCTAGCTGTACAG CATCTTGtggtggcaccatccacaatgccACACTGGGTCGCATTGTATCCCCTGAGCCTGGGGGAGCTGCAGGGCCCAACCTCACCTGCCGCTGGGTCATTGAAGCGGCCGAGGGACGCCGGCTTCACCTACACTTTGAGAGAGTCTCACTGGATGAGGACAATGACCG GCTGATGGTGCGCTCAGGGGGAAGCCCCCTGTCCCCTGTGATTTACGACTCTGACATGGATGATGTCCCTGAACGCGGTCTCATCAGTGATGCCCAGTCCCTCTACGTAGAACTGCTTTCAGAGACACCAGCCAACCCCCTGCTGCTCAGCCTCCGATTTGAAG CCTTTGAGGAGGACCGCTGCTTCCCCCCGTTCCTGGCTCACGGCAATGTGACCACTACAGATCCTGAGTTCCACCCAGGAGCACTGGCCACCTTCTCATGCCTCCCAGGATATGCTCTGGAGCCACCAGGACCCCCCAATGCTATCGAATGTGTGGATCCCACCGAACCCCACTGGAACGACACAGAGCCAGCCTGCAAGG CCATGTGTGGAGGAGAGCTGTCTGAGCCAGCTGGTGTGGTACTCTCTCCCGACTGGCCCCAGAGTTACAGCCCTGGCCAAGACTGCGTGTGGGGCCTGCACGTCCAGGAAGAGAAGCGCATCTTGCTCCAAGTTGAAAT CTTGAATGTTCGCGAAGGGGATATGCTAACACTGTTCGACGGGGACGGTCCGAGCGCTCGAGTCCTGGCCCAGCTGCGAGGACCTCAGCCGCGCCGCCGCCTCCTCTCCTCTGGACCTGATCTCACTCTGCAGTTTCAGGCACCCCCTGGTCCCCCAAATCCGGGCCTAGGCCAGGGTTTCGTGTTACATTTCAAAG AGGTCCCGAGAAACGATACGTGCCCGGAGCTACCACCACCTGAGTGGGGCTGGAGGACAGCATCCCACGGGGACCTTATCCGGGGTACAGTGCTCACCTATCAATGCGAGCCTGGCTATGAACTACTGGGATCAGACATCCTCACTTGCCAATGGGACCTGTCCTGGAGCGCGGCGCCACCTGCCTGCCAAAAGA TCATGACTTGTGCTGACCCTGGCGAGATCACCAATGGCCATCGGACTGCCTCAGATGCTGGTTTCCCTGTGGGCTCCCACGTCCAGTATCGCTGTCTGCCAGGGTACAGCCTGGAAGGAGCAGCTGTGCTCACCTGCTACAGCCGGGACACAGGCACACCCAAGTGGAGTGATCGGGTCCCCAAATGCGCCT TAAAGTACGAGCCGTGCCTGAACCCCGGTGTTCCTGAGAATGGTTACCAAACTCTGTACAAGCATCACTACCAAGCGGGCGAGTCGCTACGCTTCTTCTGCTACGAGGGCTTTGAGCTCATCGGCGAGGTCACCATCACATGTGTACCCGGTCACCCCTCCCAGTGGACCAGCCAGCCCCCACTCTGCAAAG TGGCCTATGAGGAGCTCCTGGACAACCGAAAACTGGAAG tgACCCAGACTACAGACCCATCACGGCAGCTGGAGGGTGGTAATCTCGCTTTGGCCATCCTGTTGCCCCTGGGCTTGGTCATTGTCCTTGGCATTGGCGTTTACATATACTACACTAA GCTACAAGGAAAATCCCTCTTTGGCTTCTCGGGTTCTCACTCTTACAGTCCCATTACGGTGGAGTCAGACTTCAGCAACCCACTGTATGAAGCTGGGGtgagtctctcccctccccttggtATGTCCCATCTGTCAGTTTACCCTTAG
- the Sez6l2 gene encoding seizure 6-like protein 2 isoform 1 precursor (isoform 1 precursor is encoded by transcript variant 1) gives MGTPKAQHPPPSQLLLLILLSCAWIEGLPLKEDEMMPEPGSETPTVASEDLAELLHGALLRKGPEIGFLPGSDPDPTLATPPAGQTLAAPSLPRATEPGTGPLTTAVTPKGVRGAGPTAPELLTPPPGTTAPPPPGPASPVPPLRPEGGEEETTTTIITTTTVTTTVTSPVLCNNNISEGEGFVESPDLGSTASRSVELLDCTYSIHVYPGYGIEIQVQTLNLSQEEELLVLAGGGSPGLAPRLLANSSMLGEGQVLRSPTNRLLLHFQSPRVPRGNGFRIHYQAYLLSCGFPPRPAHGDVSVTDLHPGGTATFHCDSGYQLQGEETLICLNGTRPAWTGEPPSCTASCGGTIHNATLGRIVSPEPGGAAGPNLTCRWVIEAAEGRRLHLHFERVSLDEDNDRLMVRSGGSPLSPVIYDSDMDDVPERGLISDAQSLYVELLSETPANPLLLSLRFEAFEEDRCFPPFLAHGNVTTTDPEFHPGALATFSCLPGYALEPPGPPNAIECVDPTEPHWNDTEPACKAMCGGELSEPAGVVLSPDWPQSYSPGQDCVWGLHVQEEKRILLQVEILNVREGDMLTLFDGDGPSARVLAQLRGPQPRRRLLSSGPDLTLQFQAPPGPPNPGLGQGFVLHFKEVPRNDTCPELPPPEWGWRTASHGDLIRGTVLTYQCEPGYELLGSDILTCQWDLSWSAAPPACQKIMTCADPGEITNGHRTASDAGFPVGSHVQYRCLPGYSLEGAAVLTCYSRDTGTPKWSDRVPKCALKYEPCLNPGVPENGYQTLYKHHYQAGESLRFFCYEGFELIGEVTITCVPGHPSQWTSQPPLCKVAYEELLDNRKLEVTQTTDPSRQLEGGNLALAILLPLGLVIVLGIGVYIYYTKLQGKSLFGFSGSHSYSPITVESDFSNPLYEAGDTREYEVSI, from the exons ATGGGGACTCCCAAGGCCCAGCACCCGCCGCCTTCCCAGCTGCTGCTCCTAATTCTGCTGAGCTGTGCCTGGATTGAGG GTCTGCCCCTGAAGGAGGATGAGATGATGCCAGAGCCTGGAAGTGAGACTCCCACAGTGGCCTCTGAGGACCTGGCTGAGCTGCTCCATGGGGCTTTGCTGCGGAAGGGCCCAGAGATCGGCTTCTTGCCGG GATCTGACCCAGACCCCACACTAGCCACCCCTCCAGCCGGCCAGACTCTTGCAGCACCTTCCCTGCCACGTGCCACTGAGCCAGGGACAGGGCCTCTGACGACAGCTGTCACCCCCAAGGGAGTCAGGGGGGCAGGCCCCACCGCGCCAGAGCTGCTGACCCCACCCCCTGGAACTACAGCCCCGCCCCCGCCTGGCCCCGCCTCCCCAGTCCCACCCCTCAGGcctgagggaggagaggaggaaaccaccaccaccatcatcaccacaacAACTGTCACCACCACTGTCACCAGCCCAG TTCTGTGCAATAACAACATCTCGGAGGGCGAAGGGTTTGTGGAGTCTCCGGACTTGGGGAGCACTGCCAGCCGCTCCGTGGAGCTCCTAGATTGCACCTACAGCATCCATGTCTACCCTGGTTATGGCATTGAGATTCAG GTGCAGACACTCAACCTGTCTCAGGAGGAAGAACTTCTGGTGTTGGCCGGTGGGGGTTCTCCAGGCCTGGCCCCCAGACTCCTGGCCAATTCCTCCATGCTGGGAGAAGGACAAGTGCTGCGGAGCCCAACAAACCGGCTGCTCCTGCATTTCCAGAGTCCTCGAGTCCCAAGGGGCAATGGCTTCAGGATTCACTATCAGG CATACCTTCTGAGCTGCGGCTTCCCACCCCGGCCAGCCCACGGGGATGTGAGCGTGACAGACTTGCATCCTGGGGGCACTGCCACCTTCCACTGTGACTCAGGATACCAGCTACAGGGTGAGGAGACCCTCATTTGCCTCAATGGTACCCGGCCAGCCTGGACTGGTGAACCCCCTAGCTGTACAG CATCTTGtggtggcaccatccacaatgccACACTGGGTCGCATTGTATCCCCTGAGCCTGGGGGAGCTGCAGGGCCCAACCTCACCTGCCGCTGGGTCATTGAAGCGGCCGAGGGACGCCGGCTTCACCTACACTTTGAGAGAGTCTCACTGGATGAGGACAATGACCG GCTGATGGTGCGCTCAGGGGGAAGCCCCCTGTCCCCTGTGATTTACGACTCTGACATGGATGATGTCCCTGAACGCGGTCTCATCAGTGATGCCCAGTCCCTCTACGTAGAACTGCTTTCAGAGACACCAGCCAACCCCCTGCTGCTCAGCCTCCGATTTGAAG CCTTTGAGGAGGACCGCTGCTTCCCCCCGTTCCTGGCTCACGGCAATGTGACCACTACAGATCCTGAGTTCCACCCAGGAGCACTGGCCACCTTCTCATGCCTCCCAGGATATGCTCTGGAGCCACCAGGACCCCCCAATGCTATCGAATGTGTGGATCCCACCGAACCCCACTGGAACGACACAGAGCCAGCCTGCAAGG CCATGTGTGGAGGAGAGCTGTCTGAGCCAGCTGGTGTGGTACTCTCTCCCGACTGGCCCCAGAGTTACAGCCCTGGCCAAGACTGCGTGTGGGGCCTGCACGTCCAGGAAGAGAAGCGCATCTTGCTCCAAGTTGAAAT CTTGAATGTTCGCGAAGGGGATATGCTAACACTGTTCGACGGGGACGGTCCGAGCGCTCGAGTCCTGGCCCAGCTGCGAGGACCTCAGCCGCGCCGCCGCCTCCTCTCCTCTGGACCTGATCTCACTCTGCAGTTTCAGGCACCCCCTGGTCCCCCAAATCCGGGCCTAGGCCAGGGTTTCGTGTTACATTTCAAAG AGGTCCCGAGAAACGATACGTGCCCGGAGCTACCACCACCTGAGTGGGGCTGGAGGACAGCATCCCACGGGGACCTTATCCGGGGTACAGTGCTCACCTATCAATGCGAGCCTGGCTATGAACTACTGGGATCAGACATCCTCACTTGCCAATGGGACCTGTCCTGGAGCGCGGCGCCACCTGCCTGCCAAAAGA TCATGACTTGTGCTGACCCTGGCGAGATCACCAATGGCCATCGGACTGCCTCAGATGCTGGTTTCCCTGTGGGCTCCCACGTCCAGTATCGCTGTCTGCCAGGGTACAGCCTGGAAGGAGCAGCTGTGCTCACCTGCTACAGCCGGGACACAGGCACACCCAAGTGGAGTGATCGGGTCCCCAAATGCGCCT TAAAGTACGAGCCGTGCCTGAACCCCGGTGTTCCTGAGAATGGTTACCAAACTCTGTACAAGCATCACTACCAAGCGGGCGAGTCGCTACGCTTCTTCTGCTACGAGGGCTTTGAGCTCATCGGCGAGGTCACCATCACATGTGTACCCGGTCACCCCTCCCAGTGGACCAGCCAGCCCCCACTCTGCAAAG TGGCCTATGAGGAGCTCCTGGACAACCGAAAACTGGAAG tgACCCAGACTACAGACCCATCACGGCAGCTGGAGGGTGGTAATCTCGCTTTGGCCATCCTGTTGCCCCTGGGCTTGGTCATTGTCCTTGGCATTGGCGTTTACATATACTACACTAA GCTACAAGGAAAATCCCTCTTTGGCTTCTCGGGTTCTCACTCTTACAGTCCCATTACGGTGGAGTCAGACTTCAGCAACCCACTGTATGAAGCTGGG
- the Sez6l2 gene encoding seizure 6-like protein 2 isoform X4: MGTPKAQHPPPSQLLLLILLSCAWIEGSDPDPTLATPPAGQTLAAPSLPRATEPGTGPLTTAVTPKGVRGAGPTAPELLTPPPGTTAPPPPGPASPVPPLRPEGGEEETTTTIITTTTVTTTVTSPVLCNNNISEGEGFVESPDLGSTASRSVELLDCTYSIHVYPGYGIEIQVQTLNLSQEEELLVLAGGGSPGLAPRLLANSSMLGEGQVLRSPTNRLLLHFQSPRVPRGNGFRIHYQAYLLSCGFPPRPAHGDVSVTDLHPGGTATFHCDSGYQLQGEETLICLNGTRPAWTGEPPSCTASCGGTIHNATLGRIVSPEPGGAAGPNLTCRWVIEAAEGRRLHLHFERVSLDEDNDRLMVRSGGSPLSPVIYDSDMDDVPERGLISDAQSLYVELLSETPANPLLLSLRFEAFEEDRCFPPFLAHGNVTTTDPEFHPGALATFSCLPGYALEPPGPPNAIECVDPTEPHWNDTEPACKAMCGGELSEPAGVVLSPDWPQSYSPGQDCVWGLHVQEEKRILLQVEILNVREGDMLTLFDGDGPSARVLAQLRGPQPRRRLLSSGPDLTLQFQAPPGPPNPGLGQGFVLHFKEVPRNDTCPELPPPEWGWRTASHGDLIRGTVLTYQCEPGYELLGSDILTCQWDLSWSAAPPACQKIMTCADPGEITNGHRTASDAGFPVGSHVQYRCLPGYSLEGAAVLTCYSRDTGTPKWSDRVPKCALKYEPCLNPGVPENGYQTLYKHHYQAGESLRFFCYEGFELIGEVTITCVPGHPSQWTSQPPLCKVAYEELLDNRKLEVTQTTDPSRQLEGGNLALAILLPLGLVIVLGIGVYIYYTKLQGKSLFGFSGSHSYSPITVESDFSNPLYEAGDTREYEVSI, from the exons ATGGGGACTCCCAAGGCCCAGCACCCGCCGCCTTCCCAGCTGCTGCTCCTAATTCTGCTGAGCTGTGCCTGGATTGAGG GATCTGACCCAGACCCCACACTAGCCACCCCTCCAGCCGGCCAGACTCTTGCAGCACCTTCCCTGCCACGTGCCACTGAGCCAGGGACAGGGCCTCTGACGACAGCTGTCACCCCCAAGGGAGTCAGGGGGGCAGGCCCCACCGCGCCAGAGCTGCTGACCCCACCCCCTGGAACTACAGCCCCGCCCCCGCCTGGCCCCGCCTCCCCAGTCCCACCCCTCAGGcctgagggaggagaggaggaaaccaccaccaccatcatcaccacaacAACTGTCACCACCACTGTCACCAGCCCAG TTCTGTGCAATAACAACATCTCGGAGGGCGAAGGGTTTGTGGAGTCTCCGGACTTGGGGAGCACTGCCAGCCGCTCCGTGGAGCTCCTAGATTGCACCTACAGCATCCATGTCTACCCTGGTTATGGCATTGAGATTCAG GTGCAGACACTCAACCTGTCTCAGGAGGAAGAACTTCTGGTGTTGGCCGGTGGGGGTTCTCCAGGCCTGGCCCCCAGACTCCTGGCCAATTCCTCCATGCTGGGAGAAGGACAAGTGCTGCGGAGCCCAACAAACCGGCTGCTCCTGCATTTCCAGAGTCCTCGAGTCCCAAGGGGCAATGGCTTCAGGATTCACTATCAGG CATACCTTCTGAGCTGCGGCTTCCCACCCCGGCCAGCCCACGGGGATGTGAGCGTGACAGACTTGCATCCTGGGGGCACTGCCACCTTCCACTGTGACTCAGGATACCAGCTACAGGGTGAGGAGACCCTCATTTGCCTCAATGGTACCCGGCCAGCCTGGACTGGTGAACCCCCTAGCTGTACAG CATCTTGtggtggcaccatccacaatgccACACTGGGTCGCATTGTATCCCCTGAGCCTGGGGGAGCTGCAGGGCCCAACCTCACCTGCCGCTGGGTCATTGAAGCGGCCGAGGGACGCCGGCTTCACCTACACTTTGAGAGAGTCTCACTGGATGAGGACAATGACCG GCTGATGGTGCGCTCAGGGGGAAGCCCCCTGTCCCCTGTGATTTACGACTCTGACATGGATGATGTCCCTGAACGCGGTCTCATCAGTGATGCCCAGTCCCTCTACGTAGAACTGCTTTCAGAGACACCAGCCAACCCCCTGCTGCTCAGCCTCCGATTTGAAG CCTTTGAGGAGGACCGCTGCTTCCCCCCGTTCCTGGCTCACGGCAATGTGACCACTACAGATCCTGAGTTCCACCCAGGAGCACTGGCCACCTTCTCATGCCTCCCAGGATATGCTCTGGAGCCACCAGGACCCCCCAATGCTATCGAATGTGTGGATCCCACCGAACCCCACTGGAACGACACAGAGCCAGCCTGCAAGG CCATGTGTGGAGGAGAGCTGTCTGAGCCAGCTGGTGTGGTACTCTCTCCCGACTGGCCCCAGAGTTACAGCCCTGGCCAAGACTGCGTGTGGGGCCTGCACGTCCAGGAAGAGAAGCGCATCTTGCTCCAAGTTGAAAT CTTGAATGTTCGCGAAGGGGATATGCTAACACTGTTCGACGGGGACGGTCCGAGCGCTCGAGTCCTGGCCCAGCTGCGAGGACCTCAGCCGCGCCGCCGCCTCCTCTCCTCTGGACCTGATCTCACTCTGCAGTTTCAGGCACCCCCTGGTCCCCCAAATCCGGGCCTAGGCCAGGGTTTCGTGTTACATTTCAAAG AGGTCCCGAGAAACGATACGTGCCCGGAGCTACCACCACCTGAGTGGGGCTGGAGGACAGCATCCCACGGGGACCTTATCCGGGGTACAGTGCTCACCTATCAATGCGAGCCTGGCTATGAACTACTGGGATCAGACATCCTCACTTGCCAATGGGACCTGTCCTGGAGCGCGGCGCCACCTGCCTGCCAAAAGA TCATGACTTGTGCTGACCCTGGCGAGATCACCAATGGCCATCGGACTGCCTCAGATGCTGGTTTCCCTGTGGGCTCCCACGTCCAGTATCGCTGTCTGCCAGGGTACAGCCTGGAAGGAGCAGCTGTGCTCACCTGCTACAGCCGGGACACAGGCACACCCAAGTGGAGTGATCGGGTCCCCAAATGCGCCT TAAAGTACGAGCCGTGCCTGAACCCCGGTGTTCCTGAGAATGGTTACCAAACTCTGTACAAGCATCACTACCAAGCGGGCGAGTCGCTACGCTTCTTCTGCTACGAGGGCTTTGAGCTCATCGGCGAGGTCACCATCACATGTGTACCCGGTCACCCCTCCCAGTGGACCAGCCAGCCCCCACTCTGCAAAG TGGCCTATGAGGAGCTCCTGGACAACCGAAAACTGGAAG tgACCCAGACTACAGACCCATCACGGCAGCTGGAGGGTGGTAATCTCGCTTTGGCCATCCTGTTGCCCCTGGGCTTGGTCATTGTCCTTGGCATTGGCGTTTACATATACTACACTAA GCTACAAGGAAAATCCCTCTTTGGCTTCTCGGGTTCTCACTCTTACAGTCCCATTACGGTGGAGTCAGACTTCAGCAACCCACTGTATGAAGCTGGG